In one Solanum dulcamara chromosome 1, daSolDulc1.2, whole genome shotgun sequence genomic region, the following are encoded:
- the LOC129880739 gene encoding G2/mitotic-specific cyclin C13-1-like, translating to MADQESFVRVTRLAKKRAAEAMVQHLQQPNKKRVVLGEIQDLSNEGINQKKVKSKQTIKRKVKRSVTEKDKEFDVDAKLDDDPQMCSAYASDIYEYFHQLEIEKKRRPLPDYLEKVQKDVSANMRGVLVDWLVEVAEEYKLLSDTLYLTVSHIDRFLSVNVISRQRLQLLGVSSMLIAAKYEEIKPPHVKEFCYITANTFTKKDVVKMEASVLQSLKFEMGSPTTKTFLRRFTRVAQEDVKNPDLQFEFLGYYLAELSLLDYNCVRFLPSLVAAAVIFLSRFTLQPKSHPWSLALHRCSGYRAADLKECILIIHDLQLSRRGSTLAAVRDKYKLHKFKCVSTLSSPLEIPDSFFEDTI from the exons ATGGCAGATCAAGAAAGTTTTGTTAGAGTTACAAGATTGGCCAAGAAAAGGGCAGCAGAAGCAATGGTTCAGCACCTGCAACAGCCCAACAAGAAGAGAGTTGTGTTGGGTGAGATTCAAGATTTGTCTAATGAGGGTATCAATCAGAAGAAGGTCAAATCTAAGCAGACTATTAAGAGGAAGGTGAAAAGATCTGTTACTGAGAAAGATAAGGAATTTGACGTTGATGCTAAATTGGATGATGACCCACAGATGTGTAGTGCTTATGCTTCTgatatatatgaatattttcATCAATTGGAG ATTGAGAAAAAGAGAAGGCCATTGCCTGATTACCTTGAAAAGGTTCAGAAGGATGTGAGTGCAAACATGAGAGGGGTTTTGGTTGACTGGCTGGTCGAAGTTGCAGAGGAATACAAGCTTCTTTCGGACACATTGTATCTTACTGTTTCCCACATTGACAGATTCTTATCAGTGAATGTCATCTCTAGGCAAAGACTTCAGCTTTTAGGTGTTTCCTCAATGCTCATTGCTGC GAAGTATGAGGAAATCAAGCCTCCACATGTCAAGGAATTTTGTTACATTACAGCCAATACATTTACAAAGAAAGATGTTGTGAAGATGGAGGCTAGTGTGTTACAATCTCTCAAATTTGAAATGGGTAGTCCCACAACCAAAACATTTCTCCG ACGATTTACTAGAGTTGCTCAAGAAGATGTTAAA AACCCTGATTTGCAGTTTGAGTTTCTCGGCTACTACCTAGCCGAATTAAGTTTATTGGATTACAACTGTGTGAGATTCTTGCCTTCTTTGGTAGCTGCTGCTGTGATATTCCTTTCAAGGTTCACATTACAGCCAAAGTCACATCCTTGG AGTCTGGCCCTTCACCGTTGCTCGGGATATAGAGCAGCAGATCTGAAAGAATGTATCCTTATCATACATGACCTGCAATTAAGTAGACGAGGAAGTACTTTAGCAGCTGTGAGGGACAAATACAAGCTGCACAAG TTCAAATGTGTATCAACATTGTCTTCTCCTCTGGAAATACCGGATTCATTCTTCGAAGATACTATATAA
- the LOC129880724 gene encoding WD40 repeat-containing protein HOS15-like isoform X2: protein MEKNNLCFVLSLLKSTFFFWPITSNVKRSAFFVFLASKKPGQIGYSKRFSHSTFAFGYEAGINKSTIDGNLVPHGALVKFVQKGMDISTVSTSLPCEIPSSDVMVLEGHTSEVFVCAWSPEGSLLASGSGDSTARIWTIGDGPCYSTVQRRPPNVLVLKHLESQATEKNMDVTSLDWNREGTLLATGSYDGQARIWNRSGELVSTLKKHKGPIMSLKWNKKGDYLLSGSIDTTAVVWNVKSGELKQQFDFHSGPLIDVAWQNNDSFASSSADNMIYVCKIGENNPVKTFSGHQNEINAIKWDPSGFLLASCSDDTTAKIWSVTQDICLHDFREHCKEIYTIKWSPTGAGTSNPNKQLLLASASFDSTVKLWDVELGCLLHSLNGHRKPVYSIAFSPNGEYLASGSWDKCMNIWSVKEAKIVKTFNGDGGIFEVCWNKEGNKVAASFANKKVCVFDIRL from the exons ATGGAGAAAAACAATTTGTGTTTTGTGTTGTCGCTGCTCAAAAGCACCTTCTTTTTTTGGCCAATCACCTCAAATGTAAAGAGGAGTGccttttttgtgtttttagCCTCCAAGAAGCCTGGCCAAATAGGCTACTCGAAAC GATTCTCACATTCAACATTTGCTTTTGGATACGAGGCAGGGATCAATAAGAGCACAATAGATGGAAATCTAGTTCCTCATGGTGCTCTTGTTAAATTTGTGCAAAAGGGTATGGATATCAGCACAGTCTCAACCTCTTTGCCGTGTGAAATTCCTAGTAGTGATGTAATGGTTTTGGAAGGACATACATCTGAG GTTTTTGTCTGTGCTTGGAGTCCAGAAGGGTCACTTCTTGCATCTGG GTCTGGAGACTCTACTGCTAGAATTTGGACTATTGGAGATGGTCCATGTTATTCTACTGTCCAAAGGAGGCCTCCAAATGTTTTGGTTTTGAAGCATTTGGAAAGTCAAGCAACTGAGAAAAACATGGATGTTACATCACTTGATTGGAAT AGAGAGGGTACCCTGCTTGCGACAGGGTCTTATGATGGCCAAGCCAGAATCTGGAACCGATCTG GGGAATTGGTTAGTACTCTTAAAAAACATAAAGGGCCAATCATGTCTTTGAAGTGGAACAAAAAAGGTGATTATCTCCTTAGCGGTAGTATTGATACAACTGCCGTTGTTTGGAATGTGAAATCTGGAGAATTGAAGCAGCAATTTGATTTTCATTCAG GCCCATTGATTGATGTTGCTTGGCAAAACAATGATTCTTTCGCGAGCAGCTCCGCTGACAACATGATTTACGTTTGTAAAATTGGGGAGAATAATCCAGTCAAAACATTCTCAGGACATCAG AATGAAATCAATGCTATCAAGTGGGACCCCTCAGGTTTCTTGCTGGCTTCATGCTCTGATGATACCACAGCTAAG ATATGGAGCGTGACACAGGATATCTGCTTGCATGATTTCAGAGAACATTGCAAA GAGATATATACCATCAAATGGAGTCCAACTGGCGCTGGTACAAGCAATCCGAATAAACAGTTGTTGCTGGCAAG TGCTTCATTCGACTCTACCGTCAAGCTATGGGATGTTGAACTAGGGTGTCTTCTTCACAGCTTGAACGGTCACAG GAAACCTGTTTACTCTATTGCATTTAGTCCGAACGGTGAGTACTTGGCAAGTGGGTCATGGGATAAATGCATGAATATATGGTCAGTGAAGGAGGCCAAGATTGTAAAAACTTTCAATGGCGATGGCGGTATTTTTGAAGTGTGTTGGAACAAGGAAGGCAACAAGGTTGCAGCTTCTTTTGCAAACAAGAAGGTTTGTGTGTTTGATATTCGACTGTAG